The following proteins are encoded in a genomic region of Magallana gigas chromosome 1, xbMagGiga1.1, whole genome shotgun sequence:
- the LOC136276025 gene encoding tripartite motif-containing protein 2-like encodes MALSKQVFPGDVHDIQVPVIAQHYLVCGTEDCKKNCQFYCNSCHQPLCKQCRDEHHNIPENKNHEVVPYRQRIRKLPVEKCKDHPTKDIDMICENCQVPVCSKCLIKDHRGHTFDDLETIYSKNFTLCLDKIYNINQYYLPTSQDIKRDIKEDVLKLKAFMDKIRTSIKAEAESVKRLVEKAMSDNLEQANAMEETLLEQLRSQDKAYDEYNGYLENLVKEFQGYLSYDKVQNNSIFFSLSEVLNIKPIPESAKPVYPVFTAGQYSKNDVAKLLGTVTVPITKRASRKIKPMDITSTQLKPTRKLKEADGGELEVNLKLFLSSSVTNVKEYIVPGVDSVYHISRSKSGILWASDASGNLVQTDLEGKQLQMIKTSGKDEGYHTVNLDGNLIFADRKKCIVNKITHGKTITRFITTKEWVPLSIHTSNLNGDIMVGMRAYIQGKVARYNKTGTTTQSIERDNKGQQLYSGYPHYITENVNGDICVSDCDKHAVIVVNKSGQHRFSYTGQESKICPYGICTDILGHILFCDFNSNTVHLLDHDGQFLTLVVTSQKGNGYSLSVCVDDDNNLHVGDSDTNTVIVYKYLQ; translated from the coding sequence ATGGCGTTATCCAAACAAGTATTTCCAGGTGATGTACATGACATACAGGTACCAGTCATAGCTCAGCATTATTTGGTGTGTGGCACTGAAGACTGTAAGAAGAACTGCCAATTTTACTGCAATTCTTGTCACCAACCATTGTGTAAACAATGCAGAGATGAACATCACAACATTCCAGAAAATAAGAACCATGAAGTGGTCCCTTACCGCCAACGTATACGAAAACTTCCTGTGGAGAAATGCAAAGATCATCCCACTAAAGATATTGACATGATTTGCGAAAACTGCCAGGTTCCAGTATGTTCCAAATGTCTAATAAAAGATCATCGAGGGCACACCTTTGACGACCTGGAGACCATTTATTCCAAGAACTTCACTCTGTGCCTTGATAAAATCTACAACATAAATCAATATTATCTCCCAACCTCACAAGATATAAAAAGAGATATAAAAGAAGATGTCTTAAAACTGAAAGCGTTTATGGATAAAATAAGAACATCCATAAAAGCTGAAGCAGAGTCAGTTAAACGTCTAGTGGAAAAAGCGATGTCGGACAATTTAGAACAAGCCAACGCAATGGAGGAGACCCTATTGGAACAGCTTCGGAGTCAAGACAAAGCCTATGACGAATACAATGGTTACCTTGAAAACCTTGTAAAAGAGTTCCAGGGCTACCTGTCTTATGATAAAGTTCAAAACaattcaatctttttttctctctcagaaGTACTTAATATCAAACCCATACCTGAGTCGGCAAAACCTGTTTATCCAGTATTTACTGCTGGTCAATACAGCAAGAATGATGTCGCTAAACTACTGGGTACAGTAACTGTTCCCATTACTAAACGAGCATctagaaaaataaaaccaatggaCATTACTTCTACCCAGTTGAAACCTACAAGAAAACTGAAAGAAGCGGACGGAGGTGAATTAGAAGTAAATCTAAAACTTTTTCTGTCTTCCTCTGTCACCAACGTCAAAGAGTACATAGTACCAGGTGTTGATagtgtatatcatatatcaagAAGTAAATCAGGCATACTTTGGGCCAGTGATGCAAGTGGCAACCTTGTTCAAACTGATCTAGAGGGGAAACAGCTACAGATGATAAAAACCAGCGGTAAAGATGAAGGCTACCACACCGTTAACTTGGACGGGAATCTGATCTTTGCAGACAGAAAGAAATGTATCGTCAATAAAATAACACATGGAAAAACAATCACTCGATTCATTACAACGAAAGAGTGGGTACCACTTAGCATACACACATCCAACCTTAACGGGGACATAATGGTTGGAATGAGAGCTTATATCCAGGGTAAAGTCGCCAGGTATAACAAAACGGGGACCACAACACAGAGCATAGAACGGGACAACAAAGGACAACAACTGTATAGTGGATATCCACACTACATCACGGAAAACGTCAACGGTGATATCTGTGTATCAGACTGTGACAAACATGCTGTGATAGTGGTAAATAAATCAGGACAACACAGGTTTTCCTATACAGGTCAAGAGTCAAAGATTTGTCCCTATGGGATCTGTACTGATATCCTCGGTCACATCCTATTCTGTGATTTTAACAGTAATACGGTTCATCTTCTTGATCATGATGGTCAGTTCTTGACTCTTGTAGTCACCTCCCAAAAAGGGAATGGGTATTCCTTAAGTGTGTGTGTGGACGATGATAACAATCTTCATGTAGGAGATAGTGACACTAACACGGTGATAGTGTACAAATATCTTCAATGA
- the LOC136276026 gene encoding protein wech-like, with product MALSNTVGPGVVQDVPVIAQHYLVCDTEDCENNCQFYCNPCHKQLCEQCSNEHKKSPATKNHKVVPYRQRIRKLPVEKCKDHPTKDIDMICENCQVAVCSKCSIKDHRGHTFDDLETIYSKNFTLCLDEIYNANQYYLPTSQDIKREIKEDVLKLKAFMDKIRTSIKAEAESVKRLVEKAMSGNLEQANEMEETLLEKLQSQDKAYDEYNGYLENLVKEFQGYLSYDKVQNNSILFSLSEVLNIKPIPKSTEPVYPVFTAGQYSKNDVAKLLGTVTVPTTKPASRKIEPMDITSTQLKPTRKLKEADGDELDVKQKLSLSSSVTNVKEYIVPGVKSVCHISGGKSGILWASDASGHLVQTDLQGEKLQIIKTSGEIKGYHTVTLDGNLIFADSTNCSVNRITHGKTITRFLTTKEWLPLSIHTSNLNGDILVGMSTLLMCKVARYNKTGNEVQSIERDSKGPGLYIVPHYITENINGDICVSDYSKKAVIVVNRSGQHRFSYTGQESRICPFGICTDILGHIIVCERSSKTVHLLDQDGQFLSLLVSSQKDRKKWIVNRITHGRTITRFITTEWEPLSIHTSNLNGDILVGIRAFLKGKVARYNKTGKEIQSLERDNKGQELYSEYPHYITENINGDICVSDCLKQAVIVVNKSGQHRFSYTGQESKIHPYSIRPYGICTDILGHIIVCETSSKTVHLLDQDGQFLSLLLLSQKGIQIPLCVCVDDDNNLHTGYSGTSTVIVYKYLQ from the exons ATGGCGTTATCAAACACAGTAGGTCCAGGTGTTGTACAGGACGTACCAGTCATAGCCCAGCATTATTTAGTGTGTGACACTGAAGACTGTGAGAACAACTGCCAGTTTTACTGCAATCCTTGTCACAAACAGTTGTGTGAACAATGCAGCAATGAACATAAGAAGAGTCCGGCCACTAAAAACCATAAAGTAGTCCCTTACCGACAACGTATACGAAAACTTCCTGTGGAGAAATGCAAAGATCATCCCACTAAAGATATTGACATGATTTGCGAAAACTGCCAAGTTGCAGTATGTTCCAAATGTTCGATAAAAGACCACCGAGGGCACACTTTTGACGACCTGGAGACAATTTATTCAAAGAACTTTACTCTCTGCCTCGACGAAATTTACAACGCAAATCAATATTATCTCCCAACCTCACAAGatataaaaagagaaataaaagaAGATGTCTTAAAACTGAAAGCGTTTATGGATAAAATAAGAACATCCATTAAAGCTGAAGCAGAGTCAGTTAAACGTCTAGTGGAAAAAGCGATGTCGGGCAATTTAGAACAAGCCAACGAAATGGAGGAGACCCTATTGGAAAAGCTTCAGAGTCAAGACAAAGCATATGACGAATACAATGGTTACCTTGAAAACCTTGTAAAAGAGTTCCAGGGCTACCTGTCTTATGATAAAGTTCAAAACAATTCAatccttttttctctctcagaaGTACTTAATATTAAACCCATACCCAAGTCGACAGAACCTGTTTATCCAGTATTTACTGCTGGTCAATACAGCAAGAATGATGTCGCTAAACTACTGGGTACAGTAACTGTTCCCACCACTAAACCAGCATCTAGAAAAATAGAACCAATGGACATTACTTCTACACAGTTGAAACCTACAAGAAAACTGAAAGAAGCGGACGGAGATGAATTAGACGTAAAACAAAAGCTTTCTCTGTCTTCCTCTGTCACCAACGTCAAAGAGTACATAGTCCCAGGTGTTAAAAGTGTATGTCATATATCAGGAGGTAAATCAGGCATACTTTGGGCCAGTGATGCAAGTGGCCACCTTGTTCAAACTGATCTACAGGGGGAAAAGCTACAGATAATAAAAACAAGTGGTGAAATTAAAGGCTACCACACCGTTACCCTGGACGGGAATCTGATCTTTGCAGACAGCACTAATTGTAGCGTTAATAGAATAACACATGGAAAAACAATCACTCGATTCCTAACAACGAAAGAGTGGTTACCACTTAGCATACACACATCCAACCTGAACGGGGACATATTGGTTGGAATGAGCACGTTATTGATGTGTAAAGTCGCCAGGTATAACAAAACAGGGAACGAAGTACAGAGCATAGAGAGGGACAGCAAAGGACCGGGACTGTATATTGTACCACACTatatcacagaaaacatcaatggtgatATCTGTGTATCAGACTATAGCAAAAAAGCTGTGATAGTGGTGAATAGATCAGGACAACACAGGTTTTCCTATACAGGTCAAGAGTCAAGGATTTGTCCCTTTGGTATTTGTACTGATATCCTCGGTCACATCATTGTCTGTGAAAGAAGCAGTAAAACGGTTCATCTTCTGGATCAGGACGGTCAATTTTTGTCTCTTCTTGTCTCATCCCAAAAAG ACAGAAAGAAATGGATCGTCAATAGAATAACACATGGAAGAACAATCACTCGATTCATTACGACAGAGTGGGAACCACTTAGCATTCACACATCCAACCTTAACGGGGACATATTGGTTGGAATAAGAGCGTTTTTGAAGGGTAAAGTCGCCAGGTATAACAAAACAGGGAAAGAAATACAGAGCTTAGAACGGGACAACAAAGGACAAGAACTGTATAGTGAATATCCACACTACATCACGGAAAACATCAACGGTGATATCTGTGTATCAGACTGTCTCAAACAAGCCGTGATAGTGGTGAATAAATCAGGACAACACAGATTTTCCTATACAGGTCAAGAGTCAAAGATTCATCCCTATAGTATTCGTCCCTATGGGATCTGTACTGATATCCTCGGTCACATCATTGTCTGTGAAACGAGCAGTAAAACGGTTCATCTTCTGGATCAGGATGGTCAGTTCTTGTCTCTTCTTCTCTTATCCCAAAAAGGGATACAGATTCCcctttgtgtgtgtgtggacgATGATAACAATCTTCATACAGGATATAGTGGCACTAGCACAGTGATAGTGTACAAATATCTTCAATGA
- the LOC117687621 gene encoding tripartite motif-containing protein 2-like, which translates to MALSKTVGPGVVQDVPVIAQHYLVCDTEDCENNCQFYCNPCHLQLCEQCSDEHQKSPATKNHEVVPYRQRKRKLPVEKCKDHPSKDIDMICENCQVAVCSKCSIRVHRGHTFDDLEIIYSENFTLCLDEIYNVNQYYLPTSQDLKRDIKEVILKLRAFMDKIKTFIIAEVESLKRLVEKVMTDNLEQANKLEETLLEKLQSQGKTYDDYKCYLENLVKEFQGSLSFDKVQNNSILFSLSELLNIKPIPQTTEPVYPVFTAGQYSKDDVAKLLGTVTAPKTKPEFRKIQPMETTSTHLKLTRRLKERDGWKMVLKQTLSLSSTVTNVRKYKVAGVDCVFHISVGKSGILWASDNGGNLVQTDLQGKQLQMIKTSGRDDGYHTVSLDGNLIFADKTNCSVNSIIHGKTITRFITTKECVPLSIHTSNLNGDILVGMGTRLKGKVARYNKRGKEIHNIERDNKGQELYSEYPHYITENINGDICVSDFNKQAVIVVNKIGQHRFSYTGQESKIRPYGICTDILGHILVCDINSKTVHLLDQDGQFLSLLVTSQKGIKTPRGVCVDGDYNLHVGDGDTNTVIVYKYLQ; encoded by the coding sequence ATGGCGTTATCAAAAACAGTAGGTCCAGGTGTTGTACAGGACGTACCAGTCATAGCCCAGCATTATTTAGTGTGTGACACTGAAGACTGTGAGAACAACTGCCAGTTTTACTGCAATCCTTGTCACCTACAGTTGTGTGAACAATGCAGCGATGAACATCAGAAGAGTCCGGCCACTAAAAATCATGAAGTAGTCCCTTACCGACAACGTAAACGAAAGCTTCCTGTCGAGAAATGCAAAGATCATCCGTCTAAAGATATTGACATGATTTGCGAAAACTGTCAGGTTGCAGTATGTTCCAAATGTTCGATAAGAGTCCACCGAGGGCACACCTTTGACGACCTAGAGATAATTTATTCAGAGAACTTCACTCTCTGCCTTGACGAAATTTACAACGTAAATCAATATTATCTCCCAACCTCACAAGATTTGAAAAGAGATATTAAAGAAGTTATCTTGAAATTGAGAGCGTTTAtggataaaataaaaacattcataaTAGCTGAAGTAGAATCGCTTAAACGTCTAGTTGAAAAAGTGATGACAGACAATTTAGAACAAGCCAACAAATTGGAGGAAACCTTATTGGAAAAGCTTCAAAGTCAAGGCAAAACCTATGATGACTACAAGTGTTACCTTGAAAACCTTGTCAAAGAGTTCCAGGGATCTCTGTCCTTTGATAAAGTCCAAAACAATTCAATCCTGTTTTCACTCTCAGAACTACTAAATATCAAACCCATACCTCAGACCACAGAACCAGTTTATCCGGTATTTACTGCTGGTCAATACAGCAAAGATGATGTCGCTAAACTATTGGGTACGGTAACTGCTCCCAAAACTAAACCAGAATTTAGAAAAATACAACCGATGGAAACTACTTCTACACATTTGAAACTTACAAGAAGACTTAAGGAACGGGACGGATggaaaatggttttaaaacaaACACTTTCTCTGTCTTCCACTGTCACAAACGTCAGGAAGTACAAAGTGGCAGGTGTTGATTGTGTATTTCATATATCAGTAGGTAAATCGGGCATACTCTGGGCCAGTGATAATGGTGGCAACCTTGTTCAAACTGATCTACAGGGGAAACAGCTACAGATGATAAAAACCAGCGGTCGAGACGACGGCTACCACACCGTTTCCCTGGACGGGAATCTGATCTTTGCAGACAAAACGAATTGTAGCGTTAATAGTATAATACATGGAAAAACTATCACTCGATTCATTACAACGAAAGAATGCGTACCACTTAGCATACACACATCCAACCTTAACGGTGACATATTGGTTGGAATGGGCACGCGTTTGAAGGGTAAAGTCGCCAGGTATAACAAAAGAGGGAAAGAAATACATAACATAGAACGGGACAACAAAGGACAAGAACTGTATAGTGAATATCCACACTACATCACGGAAAACATCAACGGTGATATCTGTGTATCAGACTTTAACAAACAAGCAGTGATAGTGGTGAATAAAATAGGACAGCACAGGTTCTCATATACAGGTCAAGAGTCAAAGATTCGTCCCTATGGTATCTGTACTGATATCCTCGGTCACATCCTGGTCTGTGATATCAACAGTAAAACGGTTCATCTTCTTGATCAGGACGGTCAGTTTTTGTCTCTTCTAGTCACATCTCAAAAAGGGATAAAGACTCCTCGTGGTGTTTGTGTGGACGGTGATTACAATCTTCATGTAGGAGATGGTGACACTAACACAGTGATAGTGTACAAATATCTTCAATGA
- the LOC117687618 gene encoding tripartite motif-containing protein 3-like, giving the protein MVAMSGFFRSKVAMYNKTGKEIQNLERDNKGQRLYSGYPHYITENINGDICVSDYGKQAVIVVNKSGQHRFSYTGQESKILPYGICTDILGHILVCETSSQTVHLLDQDGQFLSLLVTSQKGKGNPLCVCVDDDNNLHVGYSGTNTVNVYKYLQ; this is encoded by the coding sequence ATGGTTGCAATGAGCGGGTTTTTCCGGAGTAAAGTCGCCATGTATAACAAAACAGGGAAAGAAATACAGAACTTAGAACGGGACAACAAAGGACAAAGACTGTATAGTGGATATCCACACTACATCACGGAAAACATCAACGGTGATATCTGTGTATCAGACTATGGCAAACAAGCTGTGATAGTGGTGAATAAATCAGGACAACACAGGTTTTCCTATACAGGTCAAGAGTCAAAGATTCTTCCCTATGGGATCTGTACTGATATCCTCGGTCACATCCTGGTCTGTGAAACGAGCAGTCAAACGGTTCATCTTCTGGATCAGGACGGTCAGTTTTTGTCTCTTCTAGTCACATCCCAAAAAGGGAAAGGGAATCCcctttgtgtgtgtgtggacgATGATAACAATCTTCATGTAGGATATAGTGGCACTAACACAGTGAACGTGTACAAATATCTTCAATGA